The genomic stretch CATCGGCTGCCACACGATGGTGCTCCTCACCCGCGAGGGCAAGGGCGAGCTGACCGGCCTGACCCAGATGGGCGGCGAGGGCGCCCAGTGGATCGGCATGGCGCCGTTCACCGGCACCGCCCACTTCGTCCAGAACATCGGCGACGGCACCTTCCACCACTCGGGCTCGCTGGCCGTCCGCGCGGCGGTCGCGGCCGGGGTGAACATCACGTACAAGCTGCTCTACAACTCCGCGGTCGCGATGACCGGCGGGCAGGCGGTCGAGGGCGTCCTCGCCGTTCCGGAGCTGGCCCGCGGCCTGGCGGCCGAGGGCGTGCGCCGGATCGTCATCACGGCGGAGGAGCCCGAGCGCTACCGCGGCGTGGCGCTGCCCGGCATCGCCTCCGTCCGGGGGCGTGACGCGCTGCTCGACGCCCAGCGCGAGCTGGCCGAGGTCCCGGGCGTGACGGTGCTCATCCACGACCAGCGCTGCGCCGCCGAGAAGCGGCGCCTGCGCAAGCGCGGCAAGCTGGCCGACCCGCCGCAGCGCGTCGTGATCGAGGAGCGCGTCTGCGAGGGCTGCGGCGACTGCGGGCGCAAGTCCGACTGCCTCAGCGTGCGGCCGGTCGAGACCGAGTACGGCCGCAAGACGCAGATCCATCAGGCGTCGTGCAACAAGGACTTCTCCTGCCTGGAGGGCGACTGTCCGTCGTTCGTCACCGTGCTGCCGCCGCGCGGGCGGCGAGCGGCCTCCGCCCCGGCGCCCTCGCGCCCGTCGCCGTCCGAGCCGCCCTCAGGGCTGCCGACGCCCGAGCCGCGGGTCCCGGCGCACGACTGCACGATCCGCATGGTCGGCATCGGCGGCACGGGCGTCGTGACGATCAGCCAGGTCCTCGGCGTGGCGGCGATGCTCGACGGCCGCCACGTGTGGAGCCTGGACCAGACCGGCCTGAGCCAGAAGGGCGGGCCGGTCGCCTCCGACGTGCGTTTCGCCGACGCGCCGATCGGCGGCGCGAACAAGGCGGCGGCCGGCGGCGCGGACGTGCTGCTCGGCTTCGACCTCCTCGGCGCCGCCGCGCCGAAGAACCTGGCAACCGCCTCGCCCGACCGGACCGTGGCGGTGATCTCCACGAGCGAGGTCCCCACGGGCCAGATGGTCATCGATCCCGCCGCGGCGTTCCCCGGCGCGCCCAGCGTGCTCGCGCCGATCGAGGCCGCGACCCGCCGCGACGAGAACGTGCTGCTCGACGCCCAGCACCTGTCGCAGGCCCTGCTGCACGACGACATGCCCGCCAACGCGCTGCTGCTCGGCGCCGCGTTCCAGGCGGGCGCGCTGCCGCTGTCGGCCGGGGCGATCGAGCAGGCCTTCCGGCTCAACGGCGCCGCCGTCGAGCGCAACCTGGCCGCGTTCGCGTGGGGCCGTGCGGCGGTCGCCGATCCGGGGGCGGTCGCGGCGGTGCTGGACGCGCCGGACGAGCCGGCGCCGCGGACGGCGGACGAGCTGATCGCCGACCGCGCCGCCGAGCTGCGGCGCTACCAGGACGACCGGTACGCGCGCCGCTACGAGGACGCTGCCCTCCGGGTGATGGCGGTCGCGGCCGAGCGGGCGCCCGACAAGGCCGGCGCGATCGCGACGGCCTTCGCAGGCGGCCTCTTCAAGCTCATGGCCTACAAGGACGAGTACGAGGTCGCCCGGCTGCACCTCGACGGCGCCGACCGGGCGCGGGCCGCCTCCGGGTACGGCCCGGGCGCCCGGGTGGCCTGGCACCTGCATCCGCCGGTCCTGCGCGGGCTCGGGATGCGGCGCAAGGTCCGCCTCGGCTCCTGGTTCACCCCCGCCTTCACGGCCCTGCGCGAGGGGCGCCGCCTGCGCGGCACCCCGCTGGACCCGTTCGGCCGCACCGAGGTGCGCCGGACGGAGCGGGCGCTCGTCGGCGAGTACCAGGGCATCGTCGACGAGGCGCTGCGCCACCTCACGCCGCGGACGGCGGACGCGGTGGTCGAGCTGTGCGAGCTGCCCGGCGTCGTGCGCGGCTACGAGGAGATCAAGCTCGCCGCGGTGGCGCGCTTCCGCGAGGAGGCGGCGCAGCGCCTGGCCGCCCTGCGCGCCGCGGCGTAGCCGGCCGGCCGGTCCGCGGGTGGACAGCGCGTACCGGGAGGCGGGGCGCGCGGGGTAGCCGAGCCCCATGCCGGCGATCGACGACGTGCGCGTGACCGTCTGCCGGATCCCCACCGACGAGCCGGAGTCCGACGGGACGCTGGAGTGGGACGCCACCACGATCGTCCTCGTCGAGGTGCAGGCCGCCGGCACGACCGGGCTCGGCTACACGTATGGCGACGCCGCCGCGGCCGGCGTCGCCGCCGGGAAGCTGGCCGGCACCGTCGTCGGCCGCGACGCGCTCGACGTCCACCAGGCGTGGCTCGCCATGGTCCGCGCGATCCGCAACGACGGCCGGCGCGGGCTCGCCGGGATGGCGGTCTCCGCGTGAAGATGAAGGTCGGCCGCGAGCCGGCCCGCGACCGCCACCGCCTCGCGGTGGCGCGCGCCGCCATCGGCCCGGACGTCGAGTTCTACGTCGACGCCAACGGCGCCTACGAGCGCCGCGAGGCCCGGGCCTGGGCGCAGACGTTCGCCGACGCGGGCGTCACCTACCTCGAGGAGCCGGTCAGCTCCGACGACCTCGACGGCCTCCGCCTCCTGCGCGACCGCGCCCCCGCAGGGCTGGCGATCGCCGCCGGTGAATACGCCTACGCCCTCGAGGACGTCGCACGGATGCTCGCCGCCGGCGCGGTCGACGTGCAGCAGGTCGACGTGACGCGCTGCGGGGGCATCACGGAGCTCGTTCGCGCGGGCGCGCTGTGCCAGGCCCTCGGCGTTCCGCTGTCGGCGCACTGCGCGCCCGCCGTCAGCGTCCACGCCTGCTGCGCGGTGCAGCGCCTCGCGCACCTCGAGTACTTCCACGACCACGTCCGCATCGAGCGCCTGCTGTTCGACGGCACGCTCGAGCCCGACGGCGGCGACCTCGTCCCGGACCGGACGGCCGCCGGCCACGGCCTCACGCTGCGCCGGGATGCGGCGGCCCGCTACGCGACGTCGGGATAGTCGCGCTCCGGCCGCGGGCCCGCCACGCCGGCCGGCCCATGGTCCATCGCCATCTTCAGCACCTGGGCCAGGTGCAGCGCGCGCCGCTCGGTGCCGTGCTCGATCTGCGTCTTGCACGAGAAGCCGTCGTTGACGATCAGGACGTCGTCGCCGGCCGAGCGGACCGCCGGCAGCAGGCGCCGCTCGCCGATCCTCATCGACAGCTCGTACTTCTCGGCCTCGAAGCCGAACGAGCCCGCCAGCCCGCAGCACCCCGCGCCCAGCTCGCCGTCGAACCGCAGCCCCATGTCGTGCAGGACCGCGGACGTCGCGTCCGTCTCGATCACCGCCTTCTGATGGCAGTGCACGTGCAGGATCGCGTCGCGCTCCAGGCGCGGCAGCGGCCAGTCGGGCACCTCCTGGCGCAGGTACTCGGCCAGCGTCAGCGCCTGCAGCGACAACCGCTTGGCGTCCTCGTCGTGCGGGAACAGGTTGACGAGCTCGTCGCGCAGCACCGACAGGCAGCTCGGCTCGAGCCCGACCAGGTGGGTGCCCGCACGGATGTGCGGCCGCAGCGCGCGCAGCAGCCCGCGCAGATACCGCTGCGCCGTGTCGAGCATCCCGTAGTCGTAGAGCGGGCGGCCGCAGCAGATCGGCTCCATCGGGACGACGACCCGGCGGCCCGCCGCCTCGAGGACCTCCACGGCGGCCTTCGTCACCTCGGGGTGCAGGTGGTCGTTGAACGTGTCGGCGAACAGCACGACCGGCGGTGCGTCCGGGTTGACGACCGGACGCCGCGCGAACCACGCCCGGAACGTCTGCGTCGCGAACCGCGGCATCTCGCGCTCCGTCGTCAGCCCGGCCAGCCGCTGCACGGACGAGCGGCCCAGCATCAGGTTGGCCAACCGCGGCATCCGCCGGGCCAGCCGCGCGTGCACCATGATCAGCCCCATCGCGTACGCCGGCCGCGGCCGCAGGCGGCGCCTGTAGTGGTGTGAGAGGAACTCCGCCTTGTACGTCGCCATGTCGACGCTCACCGGGCAGTCGCCCTTGCAGCCCTTGCACGCGAGGCAGAGGTCGAGCGACTCGTGCACCGCGTCCGAGCGCCACCCGCCCGTGATCGTCTCGCCGCGCAGCATCTCGAACAGCACGCGCGCCCGGCCGCGGGTCGTGTGCTGCTCGTCGAGCGTCGCCATGTAGCTCGGGCACATCGTCCCGCTCGACACGTCGCGGCACTTGCCGGCGCCCACGCACCGCAGCGCCGCGTGCGCGAACGAGTCGCCGTCCTCGGGGAACGAGAAGTGCGTGCGCGGGTTCGGCGGGTTGTAGTCGACGCCGAGCTTGAGGTCGTCGGTGAGCGCGTTCGGCTCGACGACCTTGCCCGGGTTGAGCTTCCAGTCCGGGTCCCACAGCGCCTTGTACTCGCGGAACGCGTCCATGAGCCGGGGGCCGAACATCTTCGGCAGCAGCTCCGCGCGCGACTGGCCGTCGCCGTGCTCGCCCGACAGCGAGCCGCCCAGCGCCGTGACGAGGTCCGACACGTCGTCCATGAACCGCCGCCATGTCTCGATGCCCCCGGCGCTGCGCAGCCCGAAGTTGATCCGGCAGTGCACGAGACCCTGGCCGAAGTGGCCGTACTTCGACGTGTCGTAGCCGTAGCGGTCCAGGAGCTCCTGGAAGCCGCGCAGGTACTCGCCGAGGCGCTCGGGCGCGACCGCCGCGTCCTCCCAGCCCTCGTAGTGGTCCTTGCCGCCGGGCAGGTACGCGGTGGCGCCGAGCCCGCCCTCGCGCACCGCCCACAGCCGCTGCTCGTCGGCCTCGTCGTCGTACATCGTGTACGCGAAGTCGCCGCTCAGCGCGTCGAGGCACTCGCGCGCGCGAGCGTCGGACTCGTCCTTGGTCGGCGCGCCGAACTCGACGAGGAGGAACCCCGTGCCGTCCGGCAGCATGGGCACCTCGGACTGGTGCATGCCCTGCTCGAGCATGTCGCGCACCATCACGTCGTCGATCGCCTCGCAGGCCATGGGCCCGTGCGCCATGACCTCGGGCACGTGGTCGGCGGCGTCG from Capillimicrobium parvum encodes the following:
- a CDS encoding indolepyruvate ferredoxin oxidoreductase family protein yields the protein MAAVDLTLDAKYVAEQGPIFLTGVQAHVRAILDQLRLDRRNGLRTGAFVSGYQGSPLGTFDRELHRQLHLAPDGALVHVPAVNEELAATSVYGTQLVDQLPGARTDGVFGVWYGKGPGLDRACDAIRHGNFVGAARTGGMVALVGDDPGCKSSTIPSASEQMLAGLHVPTLYPGRLEEVLAFGLHAVACSRASGLWSAIKSVTNIADGAGTATPVAAGFVPVVPQLEWRGRPFVHEPSGKLLAARSLEMEETLVSVRLPLAKLYARANALNEIAVAPRAARLGIVAAGKTFYDLRHACELLGLDDARLERLGIRLLRVGMLYPLDEDVVRELARGTTDVLVVEEKGPWLERAVRDALYDLPERPRVLGRLDAEGRPLVPAAGELDGDLVAAVLARAVAPLLPDGERLAARPAPAAAPVPPPVDLPARSPFFCSGCPHNRSTDVPDGTQVGVGIGCHTMVLLTREGKGELTGLTQMGGEGAQWIGMAPFTGTAHFVQNIGDGTFHHSGSLAVRAAVAAGVNITYKLLYNSAVAMTGGQAVEGVLAVPELARGLAAEGVRRIVITAEEPERYRGVALPGIASVRGRDALLDAQRELAEVPGVTVLIHDQRCAAEKRRLRKRGKLADPPQRVVIEERVCEGCGDCGRKSDCLSVRPVETEYGRKTQIHQASCNKDFSCLEGDCPSFVTVLPPRGRRAASAPAPSRPSPSEPPSGLPTPEPRVPAHDCTIRMVGIGGTGVVTISQVLGVAAMLDGRHVWSLDQTGLSQKGGPVASDVRFADAPIGGANKAAAGGADVLLGFDLLGAAAPKNLATASPDRTVAVISTSEVPTGQMVIDPAAAFPGAPSVLAPIEAATRRDENVLLDAQHLSQALLHDDMPANALLLGAAFQAGALPLSAGAIEQAFRLNGAAVERNLAAFAWGRAAVADPGAVAAVLDAPDEPAPRTADELIADRAAELRRYQDDRYARRYEDAALRVMAVAAERAPDKAGAIATAFAGGLFKLMAYKDEYEVARLHLDGADRARAASGYGPGARVAWHLHPPVLRGLGMRRKVRLGSWFTPAFTALREGRRLRGTPLDPFGRTEVRRTERALVGEYQGIVDEALRHLTPRTADAVVELCELPGVVRGYEEIKLAAVARFREEAAQRLAALRAAA
- a CDS encoding FAD-binding and (Fe-S)-binding domain-containing protein, which encodes MGAVSLSGADLQRVRARKRRQLVNRHHEQVEVDAAALARRLAAEVRGDVRFDEAFRAAYTCDSSNYRQAPIGVVCPRDASDVVAAVAVCRAFGAPVTARGAGTSLAGQTTNAAVILDTSWHMRDVLDVDPVRRIARVQPGVVRDQLAKATERDFGLSFPPDTSTHAYATFGGMIANNSCGAHSVMTGRTSDNLRELEVVLYDGARMRVGQTSGDELERIVARSGRQAELYRGLRDLRDRYADEIRDRYPQIPRRASGYNLDDLLPEKGFHVARALSGSEGTLAITLEATVDLTEWPAARTIVCLGYPTIFDAADHVPEVMAHGPMACEAIDDVMVRDMLEQGMHQSEVPMLPDGTGFLLVEFGAPTKDESDARARECLDALSGDFAYTMYDDEADEQRLWAVREGGLGATAYLPGGKDHYEGWEDAAVAPERLGEYLRGFQELLDRYGYDTSKYGHFGQGLVHCRINFGLRSAGGIETWRRFMDDVSDLVTALGGSLSGEHGDGQSRAELLPKMFGPRLMDAFREYKALWDPDWKLNPGKVVEPNALTDDLKLGVDYNPPNPRTHFSFPEDGDSFAHAALRCVGAGKCRDVSSGTMCPSYMATLDEQHTTRGRARVLFEMLRGETITGGWRSDAVHESLDLCLACKGCKGDCPVSVDMATYKAEFLSHHYRRRLRPRPAYAMGLIMVHARLARRMPRLANLMLGRSSVQRLAGLTTEREMPRFATQTFRAWFARRPVVNPDAPPVVLFADTFNDHLHPEVTKAAVEVLEAAGRRVVVPMEPICCGRPLYDYGMLDTAQRYLRGLLRALRPHIRAGTHLVGLEPSCLSVLRDELVNLFPHDEDAKRLSLQALTLAEYLRQEVPDWPLPRLERDAILHVHCHQKAVIETDATSAVLHDMGLRFDGELGAGCCGLAGSFGFEAEKYELSMRIGERRLLPAVRSAGDDVLIVNDGFSCKTQIEHGTERRALHLAQVLKMAMDHGPAGVAGPRPERDYPDVA